The window GCGTACGACTTTAGATGACGCATAGTGATTCATCACTTTTTTCATATCTTCACTGTTTACAATAATAACTTGATTACTCAATTTTTAACTTCCTTTCGTCGACTTAATTCACAACTAAAACCATTTCGTGGTATGATTGATAACAGAGTTTTTATGTGGGAGGTAAGGTCATTGGCAGACGAACAGAAGACGCGCATAGCAGTTGACATATACGGACAGACCTATAAAATGGTCGGTACCGAAACAAGCACTCATATGCGGCTGGTCGCCTCGATGGTCGATGAAAGGATGAGGGAGATCAGTGCCCATAACCCTTATCTCGACAGTACAAAAATCGCTGTGCTTACCGCTGTTAATAGTGTACATGATTATCTTAAATTAAAAACACAAGTTGAACAAATGGAAGAAGAATTGAATAAGCTGAAGGGTTGACGGTATTACATGCTTGATTTATTAATTATTTTCCTCCTTTTCGGGGGACTCGTAACAGGATTCAGACGAGGACTCATTGTTCAAATTATACATATGACAGGATTTATCATCGCACTCGTTGTTGCTTACTCGTACTACAAGCAACTTGCGGAAAAATTTGTTCTTTGGATTCCTTATCCAGGTGTTACTGCTGGTTCAAAATTATCCACAACGGTCGATAAGCTTGATCTTGACGAGACTTTTTATCGATTACTGGCATTTGTCTTAATTTTCCTCGTTGTCAAATTCGGCCTACAGTTAATAGCGTCAATGTTTGACTTTTTGAAGTATTTACCGGTTCTCGGTTTTGTTGCTCGTTTTACAGGAGCTGTGTTCGGATTCATAGAGTTCTATATCCTCATGTTTTTGGTACTCTATCTGCTTGCCATGCTGCCGATAGATTTTATCCAAGACAGAATAAGCAGTTCTTTGCTTGCCAAGTCGATGTTTGAACATACACCACTATTGTCTGAAACTGTGAAAAAATGGTGGTACATCTATACAAACTGACAGCTTCCCCCTTTTTGGAGGGAGGCTTTTTTCTAGAACTGTCAAGCTGGGGCGGTGAGGGATATGGGCCGTTTCAGTATTCCAGAACAGGAGGGCTTTTATTGAATAAAAAAACAATCATTCGTACATTTGAAAAAATCGCTTTATATATGGAATTGCTCGGAGAAAATCATTTCAAAGTGTCTGCATTTAGAAAAGCTGCCAATGTGCTTGAATTAGATCCACGCAGTTTAACCGAAATGGACGATATTTTATCGCTGAAAGGAATTGGTAAAGGGACGGGTGCTGTCATTACCGACTTGCTAGAAAAAGGGGAGTCTGATCTTCTGATAGAAATGGAAGAGGCTGTGCCAAAAGGGCTTGTCCCTTTACTGAAAATACCGGGGCTTGGCGGTAAGAAAATCGCCAAACTTCATGAATCGCTCGGCATTGATTCGGTCGAATCACTCCATGCGGCATGCGCTGCAGGAGAAGTGAGTAAGGTTGCCGGTTTTGGCAAGAAGACTGAAGAAAATATACTGAGTGAAATTGAAATCTTAGGAACACGACAAGGGAAATTTCCAATTTGGCAAATGGAGAAAGTCGTTACTTTTGTTGAGCAGGAGCTCCATTTGATTCCGGAAATTACCCGTTTTTCTGTGGCGGGAAGTTACCGTAGGACGGAAGAAGAAAGCAGTGATGTCGATTTCATCATTGTGACGGACGAGCCCGCAATTGTACGTGAAAAGCTGCTTGCAACATTACCGCTTGTCGCGACGATTGCGGCAGGAGATTCAAAACTATCTGTAACGCTTGACTTGGAAGAGGCAATTGACGCTGATTTTCGCTTCGTGAAGGCAGAACAATTCGCCAGTGCTATTCACCATTTCACGGGTTCGAAAGATCATAATGTTCGGATGCGCCAGCTTGCAAAATCTAAAGGGCTGAAAATAAGTGAATACGGAGTGGAGAATGAGGACGGTTCTGTCAAGACGTTTGATTCAGAAGAACAGTTCTTCGCTTACTTCGGTTTACCGTTCATCCCCCCTGCGGTCCGCAGAAATGGCAGTGAAATCGATCGGGTCGATGAACTTGCCGGGTTAGTGGCAGAAGAGGACATTCGTTCAGACCTTCATATGCATACGACGTGGTCGGACGGGGCGTACTCAATCCGGGAAATGGTTGAGGCATGCCGTGCTAAAGGTTATTCCTATATGGTCATCACAGATCATACACAATACTTGAAAGTTGCAAACGGTCTCACACCGGAACGCTTACGTGAACAAATTGCAG of the Sporosarcina sp. FSL K6-1508 genome contains:
- a CDS encoding CvpA family protein; this translates as MLDLLIIFLLFGGLVTGFRRGLIVQIIHMTGFIIALVVAYSYYKQLAEKFVLWIPYPGVTAGSKLSTTVDKLDLDETFYRLLAFVLIFLVVKFGLQLIASMFDFLKYLPVLGFVARFTGAVFGFIEFYILMFLVLYLLAMLPIDFIQDRISSSLLAKSMFEHTPLLSETVKKWWYIYTN
- the zapA gene encoding cell division protein ZapA, whose product is MWEVRSLADEQKTRIAVDIYGQTYKMVGTETSTHMRLVASMVDERMREISAHNPYLDSTKIAVLTAVNSVHDYLKLKTQVEQMEEELNKLKG
- the polX gene encoding DNA polymerase/3'-5' exonuclease PolX; translation: MNKKTIIRTFEKIALYMELLGENHFKVSAFRKAANVLELDPRSLTEMDDILSLKGIGKGTGAVITDLLEKGESDLLIEMEEAVPKGLVPLLKIPGLGGKKIAKLHESLGIDSVESLHAACAAGEVSKVAGFGKKTEENILSEIEILGTRQGKFPIWQMEKVVTFVEQELHLIPEITRFSVAGSYRRTEEESSDVDFIIVTDEPAIVREKLLATLPLVATIAAGDSKLSVTLDLEEAIDADFRFVKAEQFASAIHHFTGSKDHNVRMRQLAKSKGLKISEYGVENEDGSVKTFDSEEQFFAYFGLPFIPPAVRRNGSEIDRVDELAGLVAEEDIRSDLHMHTTWSDGAYSIREMVEACRAKGYSYMVITDHTQYLKVANGLTPERLREQIAEIRMLNKEYDDIEIFCGTEMDILPDASLDFDDELLSELDFVIASIHSNFSQSQEVIMERLHTAMKNPHVDMIAHPTGRIIGQREGYNPDVPQLIQWAKEYGKILELNASPYRLDLATDHLIMAQEAGVNIAINTDAHAIDQLNYMTTGVNYGKKAWLKKETVVNTWPLDKFIRAIVRK